In one Parageobacillus genomosp. 1 genomic region, the following are encoded:
- a CDS encoding class I SAM-dependent methyltransferase translates to MNVWNADIYDEKLSFVSELGKSLIEMLDPKQGEKILDLGCGTGELANEIAKLGAEVVGMDASPDMIEKARKKYPHLSFLVDNGESFRTEEHYDAIFSNAALHWMKQAESVVQSMALALREGGRLVAEFGGKGNVDAIVKAIEEVLLTNYGIDAKEKNPWYFPSIGEYSSLLEKYGFRVMYASHFDRPTPLPDGDQGLDHWLDGFAGAFFAGLESLEKDLVYQQIKQRLKAYLWKDGVWIADYKRIRMIAVKEKTVLF, encoded by the coding sequence ATGAATGTTTGGAATGCTGATATATATGATGAAAAATTATCATTTGTATCTGAATTAGGAAAAAGTTTGATAGAGATGTTGGACCCGAAACAAGGAGAAAAAATTCTCGATTTAGGCTGCGGGACAGGGGAGCTTGCCAATGAAATTGCAAAGTTGGGAGCCGAAGTGGTAGGGATGGATGCATCTCCTGATATGATCGAAAAAGCACGAAAAAAATATCCGCATCTTTCTTTTCTTGTAGATAACGGTGAATCATTTCGAACCGAAGAACACTATGACGCTATTTTCTCTAATGCGGCATTGCATTGGATGAAGCAGGCTGAAAGTGTTGTACAATCGATGGCTCTCGCCTTGCGCGAGGGCGGCCGGTTGGTCGCTGAATTTGGCGGAAAAGGAAACGTGGACGCTATTGTAAAAGCAATAGAAGAAGTTTTGTTAACAAACTATGGCATTGATGCAAAAGAAAAAAATCCGTGGTATTTTCCGAGCATTGGGGAATATAGCAGTTTGCTCGAAAAGTATGGTTTTCGTGTCATGTATGCTAGTCATTTTGATCGCCCTACTCCTTTGCCTGATGGAGATCAAGGATTAGATCACTGGCTCGACGGCTTTGCTGGTGCCTTTTTTGCTGGGTTGGAATCGTTGGAAAAAGACCTGGTTTATCAGCAAATAAAACAACGATTAAAAGCATACTTATGGAAAGATGGCGTATGGATTGCCGATTATAAACGGATTCGAATGATAGCGGTGAAGGAGAAAACGGTTCTGTTTTGA
- a CDS encoding M42 family metallopeptidase, with product MAKFDETLTMLKDLTDARGVPGNEREAREVMRKYITPYADEVTTDGLGSLIAKKKGTDEGPKIMIAGHLDEVGFMVTQIDDKGFIRFQTLGGWWSQVMLAQRVTILTRKGEITGVIGSKPPHILPPEARKKPVEIKDMFIDIGATSREEAMEWGVRPGDSIVPYFEFTVLNNEKMLLAKAWDNRIGCAIAIEVLKQLKDVDHPNVVYGVGTVQEEVGLRGARTAAHFIQPDIAFAVDVGIAGDTPGVSEKEAMGKLGAGPHIVLYDATMVSHRGLREFVIDVAEELNIPYHFDTMPGGGTDAGAIHLTASGVPSLTIAIPTRYIHSHAAILHRDDYENTVKLLVEVIKRLDAEKVKQITFE from the coding sequence ATGGCGAAATTTGATGAAACGTTGACGATGCTGAAGGATTTAACCGATGCGAGAGGCGTCCCTGGAAATGAACGGGAAGCGCGCGAAGTAATGAGAAAGTACATAACTCCTTACGCCGATGAAGTAACGACAGACGGTCTTGGCAGCTTGATTGCGAAAAAGAAAGGAACAGACGAAGGCCCTAAAATTATGATTGCCGGCCATTTGGATGAAGTCGGCTTTATGGTGACGCAAATCGATGACAAAGGATTTATCCGCTTCCAAACGCTAGGCGGCTGGTGGAGCCAAGTCATGCTAGCGCAGCGTGTCACCATTTTAACGCGTAAAGGAGAAATTACCGGCGTCATCGGTTCGAAGCCTCCGCACATTTTGCCGCCGGAAGCGCGCAAAAAGCCAGTCGAAATCAAAGATATGTTCATCGACATCGGCGCGACAAGCCGGGAAGAAGCAATGGAATGGGGCGTGCGCCCGGGCGACTCGATCGTTCCATATTTTGAATTTACCGTGTTGAATAACGAAAAAATGCTGCTTGCGAAAGCATGGGACAACCGCATCGGCTGTGCGATTGCGATCGAGGTGTTAAAGCAATTAAAAGATGTCGATCACCCGAACGTTGTCTATGGCGTCGGCACGGTTCAAGAAGAAGTCGGTTTGCGCGGAGCGAGAACGGCAGCTCATTTCATCCAGCCGGATATCGCATTTGCTGTTGATGTCGGCATTGCCGGCGATACGCCGGGAGTTTCCGAAAAAGAAGCGATGGGCAAGCTTGGCGCCGGGCCGCATATCGTTCTGTATGACGCGACGATGGTGTCCCACCGCGGTTTGCGTGAATTTGTCATCGATGTCGCCGAAGAACTCAACATTCCGTATCATTTTGACACAATGCCAGGCGGCGGCACCGACGCCGGTGCGATTCATTTAACGGCAAGCGGTGTGCCGTCGCTGACGATCGCGATTCCAACGCGCTACATCCATTCGCATGCTGCCATCCTTCATCGCGATGACTATGAAAACACGGTGAAACTGCTTGTCGAAGTCATCAAGCGCTTAGACGCGGAAAAAGTAAAACAAATTACATTCGAATAA
- a CDS encoding dUTP diphosphatase yields MDFAALYSLQRQLDERIETQHGLMEEDLFAKKLLALLVEIGELANETRCFKFWSVKPPSPQEKVLEEYVDGLHFILSLGLECDFLYSEIPPQSAALPLVEQFLAVFQAADEFGKTKSRQSYERLFTEYLLLGGQLGFSTEQIEQAYKQKNQVNHERQNQNY; encoded by the coding sequence ATGGACTTTGCGGCACTTTACTCGCTGCAGCGCCAGCTCGATGAGCGGATTGAGACGCAGCACGGCCTTATGGAAGAAGATCTGTTTGCAAAAAAATTGCTCGCTTTGCTTGTCGAAATTGGCGAACTGGCCAATGAAACGCGCTGTTTTAAATTTTGGAGCGTGAAACCGCCGTCTCCGCAAGAAAAAGTGCTCGAAGAATATGTCGACGGCCTGCATTTTATTTTATCGCTTGGCTTGGAATGCGATTTTCTATATTCTGAGATTCCGCCGCAATCGGCCGCTTTGCCGCTTGTTGAGCAGTTTCTCGCTGTTTTTCAAGCCGCGGATGAGTTTGGAAAAACGAAATCGCGGCAAAGCTATGAACGGTTGTTTACCGAGTATTTGCTGCTTGGCGGGCAGCTCGGCTTTTCTACGGAACAAATCGAACAAGCCTATAAGCAAAAAAATCAAGTCAATCATGAACGGCAAAATCAGAATTATTAA
- a CDS encoding DUF1294 domain-containing protein: protein MVQYSLVMNIIGLFIMAIDKYKAKRHQWRIAEKTIWFVSLIGGAAGATVGMYLFHHKTRHRAFRYGLPLLAVIEIVAYVWLFNSL, encoded by the coding sequence ATGGTACAATATAGTTTGGTGATGAATATCATCGGTCTTTTCATCATGGCGATCGATAAATATAAAGCGAAGCGCCATCAATGGCGCATCGCCGAAAAAACGATTTGGTTCGTTTCCCTTATCGGTGGGGCGGCCGGAGCGACAGTTGGTATGTATTTGTTTCATCATAAAACGCGCCATCGTGCTTTCCGTTATGGCTTGCCGCTTCTGGCGGTGATAGAGATTGTGGCATATGTTTGGCTTTTTAACTCTTTGTAG
- the rplT gene encoding 50S ribosomal protein L20, with amino-acid sequence MPRVKGGTVTRRRRKKVLKLAKGYFGAKHALYRVANQQVMKSLMYAYRDRRQRKRDFRKLWITRINAAARIHGLSYSRFMHGLKLAGVEVNRKMLADLAVNDQAAFAQLADLAKANLNK; translated from the coding sequence ATGCCACGTGTTAAAGGTGGAACGGTAACGCGCAGACGTCGCAAAAAAGTACTGAAATTAGCAAAAGGTTATTTCGGAGCGAAACATGCTTTATATAGAGTTGCAAACCAACAAGTAATGAAATCGTTAATGTACGCGTATCGCGACCGTCGTCAACGGAAACGCGATTTCCGCAAACTTTGGATTACGCGCATCAACGCAGCGGCACGTATCCACGGCCTTTCCTACAGCCGCTTTATGCACGGTTTGAAATTAGCGGGTGTAGAAGTAAACCGCAAAATGTTGGCGGACTTAGCGGTCAATGACCAAGCTGCGTTCGCACAGCTCGCTGACTTGGCGAAAGCAAATTTAAACAAGTAA
- the rpmI gene encoding 50S ribosomal protein L35 encodes MPKMKTHRGAAKRFKKTGTGKLKRGHAYTSHLFANKTQKQKRKLRKATLVSPGDFKRIRQLLDNLK; translated from the coding sequence ATGCCAAAAATGAAAACTCATCGTGGCGCTGCAAAGCGTTTCAAAAAGACTGGTACCGGTAAATTAAAACGCGGTCATGCTTATACAAGCCACTTATTTGCTAATAAAACGCAAAAACAAAAACGCAAACTTCGCAAAGCAACGCTTGTATCTCCTGGCGACTTCAAACGCATTCGCCAACTGCTTGATAACTTGAAATAA
- the infC gene encoding translation initiation factor IF-3 — protein sequence MRCDKQVIRKKPWRWLVISKDFIINENIRAREVRLIDPNGEQLGIKSKQEALEIAARLNLDLVLVAPNAKPPVCRIMDYGKFRFEQQKKEKEARKKQKVINVKEVRLSPTIEEHDFNTKLRNARKFLEKGDKVKATIRFKGRAITHKEIGQRVLERFSEACSDIAVVETAPKMDGRNMFLVLAPKNDK from the coding sequence GTGCGATGCGACAAACAAGTAATTCGCAAAAAACCTTGGAGGTGGCTGGTTATTAGCAAAGATTTTATTATCAACGAAAACATTCGTGCCCGTGAAGTCCGCTTAATTGATCCAAACGGCGAACAGCTGGGGATCAAATCGAAACAAGAAGCGCTCGAAATTGCGGCGAGATTAAACCTCGACTTAGTGCTGGTGGCGCCAAATGCAAAACCGCCGGTATGCCGCATCATGGACTATGGAAAGTTCCGTTTCGAGCAACAGAAGAAAGAAAAAGAAGCGCGCAAAAAGCAAAAAGTGATCAACGTCAAAGAAGTGCGCTTAAGCCCGACGATCGAGGAGCACGACTTTAACACGAAGCTCCGCAACGCGCGCAAGTTCCTTGAAAAAGGCGATAAAGTAAAAGCGACAATCCGCTTTAAAGGACGGGCGATTACGCATAAGGAAATTGGTCAACGCGTCCTTGAACGGTTCTCAGAGGCGTGTTCGGATATCGCCGTCGTCGAGACGGCGCCGAAAATGGACGGGCGCAATATGTTTTTAGTGCTAGCACCGAAAAACGATAAATAA
- the thrS gene encoding threonine--tRNA ligase: MSEVIRITFPDGAVKEFPKGTTTEEIAASISPGLKKKAIAGKLNDRFIDLRTPIQEDGAISIITQDMPEALNILRHSTAHLMAQAIKRLYKNVKLGVGPVIENGFYYDIDMEHSLTPEDLPKIEQEMRKIVKENLEIVRKEVSREEAIRLYEEIGDNLKLELINDIPEGETISIYEQGEFFDLCRGVHVPSTGKIKEFKLLNISGAYWRGDSNNKMLQRIYGTAFFKKEDLDEYLRLLQEAKERDHRKLGKELELFTTSQKVGQGLPLWLPKGATIRRIIERYIVDKEIELGYQHVYTPVLGSVELYKTSGHWDHYKENMFPPMEMDNEQLVLRPMNCPHHMMIYKNKIHSYRELPIRIAELGTMHRYEMSGALSGLQRVRGMTLNDAHIFVRPDQIKDEFKRVVNLILEVYKDFGLNDYSFRLSYRDPHDKEKYYDDDEMWEKAQRMLREAMDELGLEYYEAEGEAAFYGPKLDVQVRTALGKDETLSTVQLDFLLPERFDLTYIGEDGKPHRPVVIHRGVVSTMERFVAFLIEEYKGAFPTWLAPVQVKVIPVSLEAHLDYAYEVKEALQTKGFRVEVDERDEKIGYKIREAQIQKIPYMLVVGDKEIAENAVNVRKYGEQKSETVSLDDFIASLQKEVRRK, from the coding sequence ATGTCCGAAGTGATTCGCATTACATTCCCGGACGGGGCGGTAAAGGAGTTTCCGAAAGGAACGACAACAGAAGAGATCGCCGCTTCGATCAGTCCGGGATTAAAGAAAAAAGCGATTGCTGGAAAATTAAATGATCGTTTCATTGATTTGCGCACGCCGATTCAAGAAGACGGCGCGATTTCGATCATAACGCAAGACATGCCGGAAGCGCTCAATATTTTACGCCACAGCACGGCTCATTTGATGGCGCAGGCGATTAAGCGCCTGTACAAAAACGTGAAGCTTGGCGTCGGGCCAGTGATTGAAAATGGATTTTATTATGACATTGATATGGAGCACTCGTTAACACCGGAAGACTTGCCGAAAATCGAACAAGAAATGCGGAAAATTGTCAAAGAAAACTTGGAAATCGTCCGCAAAGAGGTAAGCCGGGAAGAGGCGATCCGCCTTTATGAGGAAATCGGCGATAACTTAAAGCTCGAGCTGATCAATGATATTCCGGAAGGAGAAACGATTTCCATTTACGAGCAAGGTGAGTTTTTCGACCTTTGCCGTGGGGTGCACGTTCCATCGACGGGAAAAATTAAAGAGTTTAAGCTGTTGAATATTTCTGGTGCGTACTGGCGCGGCGACAGCAACAACAAAATGCTGCAGCGCATTTACGGAACGGCGTTTTTCAAAAAAGAAGATTTGGATGAATACTTGCGTCTGTTGCAGGAAGCGAAAGAGCGCGACCATCGCAAATTAGGAAAAGAGCTAGAATTGTTTACAACGTCGCAAAAAGTCGGACAAGGACTGCCGCTTTGGCTGCCAAAAGGGGCGACGATTCGCCGCATTATCGAGCGCTATATTGTCGATAAAGAAATTGAGCTCGGCTATCAGCACGTCTATACGCCGGTGCTTGGCAGCGTTGAATTGTATAAAACTTCCGGACATTGGGACCATTATAAAGAAAACATGTTCCCGCCGATGGAGATGGACAACGAACAGCTTGTCCTGCGCCCAATGAACTGTCCGCATCATATGATGATTTATAAAAACAAAATTCATAGCTATCGGGAGCTCCCAATTCGTATCGCCGAACTTGGAACGATGCATCGCTACGAAATGTCCGGGGCGCTTTCCGGTTTGCAGCGCGTCCGCGGCATGACGCTGAATGATGCCCATATCTTTGTTCGTCCGGACCAGATTAAAGACGAATTTAAGCGCGTGGTGAACTTAATTTTGGAAGTATACAAAGATTTCGGCTTAAATGACTATTCGTTCCGTCTTTCTTATCGAGACCCGCATGACAAAGAAAAATATTACGATGATGATGAAATGTGGGAAAAAGCGCAACGGATGCTGCGTGAGGCGATGGATGAGCTGGGATTGGAATATTACGAAGCGGAAGGGGAAGCGGCGTTTTACGGGCCGAAGCTGGATGTGCAAGTGCGCACCGCGCTTGGCAAAGACGAAACATTATCGACGGTGCAGCTCGATTTCTTGCTTCCGGAACGCTTTGACTTAACGTACATCGGCGAAGACGGAAAACCGCACCGCCCGGTTGTCATCCACCGTGGCGTCGTTTCGACGATGGAACGATTCGTCGCGTTCCTCATTGAAGAATATAAAGGAGCGTTCCCGACTTGGCTCGCGCCGGTGCAAGTAAAAGTCATTCCAGTATCGCTGGAGGCGCATCTCGACTATGCATACGAAGTAAAAGAAGCGCTGCAAACGAAAGGATTCCGCGTCGAGGTCGACGAACGCGACGAAAAAATCGGCTATAAAATCCGCGAAGCGCAAATCCAAAAAATTCCTTACATGCTTGTCGTCGGCGACAAAGAAATCGCGGAAAACGCTGTGAACGTCCGCAAATATGGCGAACAAAAAAGCGAAACAGTGTCGCTTGATGACTTTATTGCTTCCTTGCAGAAGGAAGTGCGGCGGAAATAG
- the ytxC gene encoding putative sporulation protein YtxC produces the protein MIEIYLDQASDAEKLFSLLKEREKKAVHPLFRTTYSGKSLVAIYIYDNNDGVIFSDIIPAITRFILRFVEDRLLLSIISGTFYFQDKEEQQQILQLAHSFLDGERYDYRKGKQPFVSRETLIREALEQFLKDGLSFSLSSFITFRLKSYMERLQHYVELAIDEYKLEQEYQNFVQMLRDCVAARPPKLSQIHLVHQPPSFLFYDEKLREITAGELKQWIDRNLIVSQPMYIDSSVLAPLVSIAPDTIYLYTDHIDDGMVQTIQNVFQERIRLYSRNDFAHQLATGAGHEKGT, from the coding sequence TTGATTGAAATTTATTTGGACCAGGCAAGCGATGCGGAAAAGTTGTTTTCCTTATTGAAGGAGAGAGAGAAAAAAGCGGTTCATCCGCTCTTTCGCACAACATATAGCGGAAAATCCCTTGTTGCGATTTACATATATGACAATAACGACGGTGTCATCTTCTCCGATATCATACCGGCGATTACGAGATTTATTTTGCGCTTTGTTGAAGACCGGTTATTATTATCGATCATTTCTGGTACGTTTTATTTTCAAGACAAGGAAGAACAGCAGCAAATTTTACAGCTCGCCCATTCGTTTCTCGATGGTGAACGATATGACTACCGCAAAGGAAAACAGCCTTTCGTTTCCCGCGAAACGTTGATTCGAGAAGCGCTTGAGCAATTTTTAAAAGATGGGCTTTCTTTTTCCCTCTCCTCCTTTATCACGTTTCGCCTGAAATCATATATGGAGCGGCTGCAGCATTACGTCGAGCTGGCGATTGATGAATATAAGCTGGAACAGGAATATCAAAATTTCGTGCAAATGTTGCGTGACTGTGTTGCGGCAAGACCGCCGAAATTATCACAAATCCATTTAGTCCACCAACCGCCGTCTTTTCTTTTTTATGATGAGAAGCTGCGGGAAATTACCGCGGGAGAATTAAAGCAATGGATTGACCGCAATTTAATCGTCAGCCAGCCGATGTACATCGATTCTTCCGTGCTGGCGCCGCTTGTCTCCATCGCCCCGGATACGATTTATTTATATACCGACCATATCGATGACGGAATGGTGCAAACGATTCAAAACGTGTTTCAAGAGCGAATCCGTCTTTACAGCCGAAACGATTTTGCGCATCAGCTTGCGACGGGTGCAGGGCATGAGAAAGGAACTTGA
- the dnaI gene encoding primosomal protein DnaI codes for MERVNQLLHRLLGRKDFQQRYEQMKRHILAHPDVQAFLRAHEREITKEMVDRSLMKLYEFIEQSKNCDQCPSLEQCKNFLKGYHPHLVIKGAVIDVKYDRCPAKIKHDERKQQESLIQSLFVPREILQASLSHIDLDDEGRMKAIELADRFVSEYEPGKKMKGLYLYGSFGVGKTYILGAIANALAKKNVQSLIVYVPEFFRELKSSLQDQTVNEKLDYVKKVPILMLDDIGAESMSSWVRDDLLGPILQYRMFENLPTFFTSNFDLQQLAHHLTYSQRGEEEQVKAARIMERIRYLAQPVEVKGKNRRLE; via the coding sequence ATGGAACGAGTGAATCAACTATTACATCGGCTGCTAGGCAGAAAAGACTTTCAACAGCGTTATGAACAAATGAAGCGGCACATTTTGGCGCATCCGGACGTACAAGCGTTTTTGCGCGCGCATGAGCGGGAAATTACAAAAGAGATGGTAGACCGCAGTTTAATGAAACTGTACGAATTTATCGAGCAAAGCAAAAACTGCGACCAATGTCCAAGTTTAGAGCAATGCAAAAACTTTTTAAAAGGCTATCATCCCCATCTCGTGATAAAAGGGGCGGTCATTGATGTGAAGTATGACCGCTGCCCGGCGAAAATAAAGCATGATGAACGTAAACAGCAGGAATCGCTCATTCAAAGCTTATTTGTGCCGCGCGAGATTTTGCAAGCGTCGCTGTCTCATATTGATCTAGATGACGAAGGGCGAATGAAGGCGATTGAGCTGGCCGACCGTTTTGTTTCCGAGTATGAACCGGGTAAAAAGATGAAAGGCCTTTATTTATACGGCTCGTTTGGCGTCGGAAAAACGTATATTCTTGGCGCGATTGCCAACGCGCTGGCGAAAAAAAACGTTCAGTCGCTGATCGTGTATGTTCCCGAATTTTTCCGGGAGCTGAAAAGTTCGCTGCAAGATCAAACGGTGAACGAAAAACTTGATTACGTCAAAAAAGTACCAATTTTAATGCTCGATGATATCGGCGCCGAATCGATGTCAAGCTGGGTGCGCGACGATTTGCTGGGGCCGATTTTGCAATATCGGATGTTCGAAAATTTGCCGACATTTTTTACCTCCAACTTTGATTTGCAGCAGCTTGCCCATCATTTGACGTATTCGCAGCGCGGCGAGGAGGAACAGGTGAAAGCAGCGCGCATTATGGAGCGGATTCGTTATTTGGCGCAGCCGGTAGAAGTAAAAGGCAAAAACCGCCGTCTTGAATAG
- a CDS encoding replication initiation and membrane attachment family protein has translation MEHHWKELIPVDRYTVRSNGVLHDFDRKVLTLLYQPLIGYRALCLYMTLWSELELLSEKETTHHSLMVLMQCNLKEIYEERLKLEGIGLLKTYVNIEHGEEPKLFIYELQPPLAPEQFFTDGMLNVFLYNRIGKHKFQQLKQFFSISTIDQTKFSPVTRSFHDVFASVHIEQMVANIHGEIQKDLQLADGYEYVGRKENTYHLDDDVFDFELFFAGLSKHMVPRRAITAKVKEAIKKLAFLYDVGPLDMQKIVMSVIDPSYHIDIDALRKAVHEWYEFERGDSLPNLSSRVQPLPYRTMTNVEPKTKEEQLMKQLETISPRQLLIEISGGAEPSMSDLKLIEDIMFQQKLLPGVVNVLIYYVMLRTNMKLSKKYVEKIASHWARKKVRTVKEAMELAKQEAKTYQSWADEKSKRTNRKTVRKELLPEWLNMDYSQSDEQDNEIDIEEKRRELEERLKKYRDE, from the coding sequence ATGGAACATCATTGGAAAGAGTTAATTCCGGTTGACCGTTATACGGTGCGAAGCAATGGAGTGCTGCATGACTTTGACCGAAAAGTACTGACGCTTCTTTATCAACCGCTCATCGGTTATCGAGCCTTATGTTTATATATGACGCTATGGAGCGAATTGGAGCTGCTTTCGGAGAAGGAAACGACCCATCATAGCTTGATGGTGCTGATGCAGTGCAATTTAAAAGAAATTTATGAGGAACGTTTAAAATTAGAAGGGATTGGATTGTTAAAGACGTATGTGAATATCGAGCATGGCGAAGAACCGAAGTTGTTCATTTACGAATTGCAGCCGCCGCTAGCACCGGAACAATTTTTCACCGACGGGATGCTGAACGTTTTCCTCTATAATCGCATTGGCAAGCATAAGTTTCAACAATTAAAACAATTTTTTTCCATCTCCACGATCGACCAAACGAAATTTTCTCCCGTTACCCGTTCGTTTCATGATGTTTTTGCTTCTGTTCATATCGAGCAGATGGTCGCGAACATTCATGGGGAAATACAAAAAGATTTGCAACTGGCCGACGGGTATGAGTATGTTGGCCGCAAAGAAAACACCTATCACCTCGATGATGATGTATTTGATTTCGAATTATTTTTTGCCGGTTTGTCGAAACATATGGTGCCAAGGCGGGCGATTACGGCGAAGGTAAAAGAAGCGATCAAAAAATTGGCGTTTTTGTATGACGTCGGACCGCTCGATATGCAAAAAATTGTCATGAGTGTCATCGATCCGTCTTATCATATTGATATCGATGCGCTGCGCAAAGCTGTCCATGAATGGTACGAATTTGAACGTGGCGATTCGTTGCCAAACTTGAGTTCACGCGTGCAGCCGCTCCCATATCGAACGATGACGAATGTCGAGCCGAAGACGAAAGAAGAACAGCTGATGAAACAGCTCGAAACGATTTCTCCCCGCCAGCTGTTAATCGAAATTTCCGGCGGAGCCGAACCGTCGATGAGCGACTTAAAGCTGATTGAAGATATTATGTTTCAGCAGAAACTGCTTCCTGGCGTGGTGAACGTATTAATTTATTATGTTATGCTGCGAACGAATATGAAACTATCGAAAAAATATGTGGAGAAAATCGCGAGCCACTGGGCGCGCAAAAAAGTGCGCACCGTCAAGGAGGCAATGGAGCTGGCAAAACAGGAAGCGAAAACATACCAAAGCTGGGCCGATGAAAAAAGCAAAAGAACAAATAGAAAAACAGTGCGAAAAGAACTGTTGCCAGAATGGCTTAATATGGATTATAGTCAAAGCGATGAGCAAGACAACGAGATCGATATTGAGGAAAAACGGCGCGAGCTGGAAGAACGGCTAAAAAAATACCGCGACGAATAA
- the nrdR gene encoding transcriptional regulator NrdR produces the protein MRCPSCHHHGTRVLDSRPVDEGRSIRRRRECEQCHYRFTTFERVEEMPLIVVKKEGTREEFSRDKILRGLIKACEKRPVALEELEKITQDIERELRNQGVAEVKSETIGEMVMERLSKVDEVAYVRFASVYRQFKDINVFIEELKELIKKGQR, from the coding sequence ATGAGATGCCCATCATGCCATCATCATGGCACTAGAGTTCTCGATTCGCGACCAGTGGATGAAGGGCGTTCGATCCGGCGCAGACGGGAATGCGAACAGTGCCACTATCGCTTTACCACGTTTGAAAGAGTCGAAGAAATGCCGCTCATTGTCGTGAAAAAGGAAGGGACACGCGAGGAATTCAGCCGAGATAAGATTTTGCGTGGCTTAATTAAAGCGTGTGAAAAACGGCCGGTTGCGTTAGAGGAGCTGGAAAAAATTACGCAGGATATCGAACGGGAGCTGCGCAATCAAGGCGTTGCGGAAGTAAAAAGCGAAACAATCGGCGAAATGGTGATGGAGCGGTTGTCGAAAGTCGATGAGGTGGCATACGTCCGTTTCGCATCGGTATATCGCCAATTTAAAGATATAAACGTATTTATCGAAGAGTTAAAAGAACTAATTAAAAAAGGACAGCGCTAA